One stretch of Roseimicrobium sp. ORNL1 DNA includes these proteins:
- a CDS encoding FAD-linked oxidase C-terminal domain-containing protein, whose protein sequence is MPSSQPQPPAWLPELIALLGPSNVSTEEGTLAVHSTDKWFASHPPEVVVFAESTAQVSALMKFATERRIPVTPRGSGVGYVGGCVPLQGGIALSLARMNKILELNIADGLAVVQPGVITGDLQDAARSQGWFYPPDPASLRECSLGGNIATNAGGPRCLKYGVTRHYVLGLEAVLADGTVLRAGGRCHKNKTGFDLIGLFVGSEGMLGIVTEITLRLIPHPPLRAMLGAGFANFADAATAVQRILGSGHLPSALEISDRFTLQAARNYLGEGVPSGDAHLIVEVDGQPEAVPLEIENLRVLLTSLGALEVNTAVGDAECEKFWKLRREFSYSLRATGLTKLNEDIVVPRGKLVELVTFAELLQQESGFPVACFGHAGDGNIHVNIMVADMNDPAQSERAEVALDRLFHKVLELGGAITGEHGIGIAKQRWFPEAVGEGALATHRRLKAALDPLGLLNPGKFVQG, encoded by the coding sequence ATGCCCTCTTCCCAGCCACAGCCACCTGCCTGGCTTCCTGAACTCATCGCACTGCTCGGTCCTTCGAATGTCTCCACGGAGGAGGGTACGCTGGCGGTGCACAGCACGGACAAGTGGTTCGCTTCGCACCCGCCGGAGGTGGTGGTCTTTGCGGAGAGCACCGCACAGGTCAGCGCGCTCATGAAGTTCGCCACGGAGCGCCGCATCCCAGTGACACCGCGTGGCTCGGGCGTGGGGTATGTGGGAGGCTGCGTGCCGCTGCAGGGAGGCATCGCGCTCTCGCTGGCGCGTATGAACAAGATTCTGGAGCTGAACATCGCCGATGGCCTCGCGGTGGTGCAGCCGGGCGTGATCACGGGGGACCTGCAGGATGCGGCACGCTCGCAGGGTTGGTTTTACCCGCCTGACCCCGCGAGCCTGCGCGAGTGCTCCCTGGGCGGAAACATCGCCACGAATGCGGGTGGTCCACGCTGCCTGAAGTACGGCGTCACGCGCCACTACGTATTGGGTCTCGAAGCTGTGCTGGCCGATGGCACCGTGCTGCGCGCCGGTGGTCGCTGTCATAAGAACAAGACAGGCTTCGACCTCATCGGCCTCTTCGTGGGCAGCGAGGGCATGCTGGGCATCGTAACGGAGATCACCCTGCGCCTCATCCCGCATCCACCGCTGCGGGCCATGCTCGGTGCCGGGTTCGCGAACTTCGCCGATGCCGCCACGGCGGTACAGCGCATCCTTGGCAGCGGGCACCTTCCTTCTGCTTTGGAAATCAGCGACCGCTTCACGCTGCAGGCCGCGCGGAACTACCTGGGCGAGGGCGTGCCCTCCGGCGATGCGCATCTCATCGTGGAAGTGGATGGCCAGCCGGAAGCCGTGCCTTTGGAAATTGAGAACCTGCGCGTGTTGCTCACGTCGCTCGGCGCACTCGAAGTCAACACGGCGGTGGGCGATGCCGAGTGCGAGAAATTCTGGAAGCTCCGTCGCGAGTTCTCCTACAGCCTGCGCGCCACGGGGCTCACGAAGCTGAATGAAGACATCGTGGTCCCACGCGGGAAGCTCGTGGAACTCGTCACCTTTGCCGAGCTGCTCCAGCAGGAGAGCGGTTTCCCCGTGGCCTGCTTCGGCCATGCAGGCGATGGCAACATCCATGTGAACATCATGGTCGCGGACATGAATGACCCGGCCCAGAGCGAGCGCGCCGAGGTGGCGCTGGACCGCCTCTTCCACAAGGTGCTGGAGCTCGGCGGTGCCATCACCGGCGAGCACGGCATCGGCATCGCGAAGCAGCGCTGGTTCCCCGAGGCCGTGGGGGAGGGGGCTCTCGCCACACACCGTCGCCTCAAGGCCGCGCTGGACCCCCTCGGGCTGCTGAATCCGGGCAAGTTCGTGCAGGGGTAG
- a CDS encoding class I SAM-dependent methyltransferase, which produces MTPQQVAQSYDQIASVWNSDDFHRANGIPQHERAIRFCDNKGNGTATATAIDIGCGSSGRIIDLLLQRGFVVEGLDISTEMLKLAKQRHPEVTFHQADICTWAFPQKYNFISAWDSIWHAPLAEHEQILRKLCDALTAGGVLIFTSGGVDQPGDTTNPCEGQPMYHAALGIPKLLEVVSQQGCVCRHLEYDQFPELHVYLIVQRS; this is translated from the coding sequence ATGACCCCGCAGCAAGTCGCCCAGAGCTACGACCAGATCGCGTCCGTTTGGAACAGCGATGACTTCCACCGGGCCAATGGCATCCCACAACACGAGCGGGCCATTCGATTCTGCGACAACAAAGGCAATGGCACTGCCACCGCTACGGCCATCGATATCGGCTGCGGCAGCAGTGGGCGCATCATCGACCTGTTGTTACAAAGGGGCTTCGTGGTCGAGGGACTCGATATCTCCACCGAGATGCTAAAGCTCGCAAAGCAGCGACATCCGGAGGTGACGTTTCATCAGGCAGATATCTGCACGTGGGCATTCCCTCAGAAGTATAACTTCATCTCCGCCTGGGACAGCATCTGGCATGCACCACTCGCCGAACATGAACAGATTCTCCGCAAGCTGTGCGATGCGCTGACTGCAGGAGGCGTGCTCATCTTCACCAGCGGCGGCGTGGACCAACCGGGAGACACCACCAACCCCTGCGAAGGCCAACCGATGTACCATGCCGCGTTGGGAATACCCAAGCTGCTGGAGGTCGTTTCACAGCAGGGCTGTGTCTGTCGGCACCTGGAGTATGATCAGTTTCCGGAGCTGCACGTGTATTTGATTGTGCAGAGGAGTTAG
- a CDS encoding beta-galactosidase: protein MNCRPIVAILGALLSGILTGRACAEEATLRPWPAYQVILWVSGKSVEKPERVPLFLQRAGEMGVTAGMVTGEGDPAAYLKAGLPYYVENIVRTGLYLKFRSPVTDWSGFINGWMENREDAAALVRPYCLEDEAWLEQSKKEVVRAATKHREHQPLLYDLRDELSVTTSANPFDYDFSPKSLEGFRAWLKEQYSTLEKLNDQWDSDFATWEDVRPFTTDQIKARMVTGERMPKSPPDWSALKRVKLDLPITAQQQVVNWNFSPWCDFRTYMDSVLARTLHTLRQSAREVDAATPVGIEGTQMPHAFGGYDLWKLSQSLDWVEPYDVANAREIFGSFMPGKPVVCTLFEKDTNHAMRRLWHLLLEGDKGCIIWWSEDCVDMSKPDAPLTDKGKALAPTLKEMTSPLAKLFLGAEKEYDPIAIHYSQASIQVAWLIESTADGRTWPRRFSSHEGKHNRHARVRNGWVKRLQDQGYSPRFLSTEQIENGALESGGYRMFVMPQSYAITDKEALAIYRWRDSQPDDHWRLVASNPTGSFDGHGRHTGPRQHLLPYLSRTVGQSGSQFKRGEEPGYGSPYDMASYPANRLGEMTAEERESMPDLANTSVGIDPPPIRVAPDDCVRIHRYKLGNNARLVAFERNIDYHMSEDLAQAGGNETLEKPIQTQALLAEPAHVYDLRTGKYLGNTSSIIVDLDPWKPSLYALLKEKLPDGVDVVEALGGRK from the coding sequence GTGAATTGCCGCCCTATCGTCGCCATCCTCGGAGCCCTGCTGTCCGGTATCCTGACAGGCAGGGCGTGTGCTGAGGAGGCGACGCTGAGGCCGTGGCCTGCATACCAGGTCATCCTCTGGGTGAGTGGCAAGTCGGTGGAGAAACCGGAGCGCGTGCCGCTCTTCCTGCAGCGCGCAGGCGAGATGGGCGTGACCGCAGGCATGGTCACGGGTGAGGGCGACCCAGCCGCTTATCTGAAAGCGGGCCTGCCTTATTATGTGGAGAATATTGTCCGCACCGGCCTGTATTTGAAATTCCGCTCGCCCGTCACGGACTGGAGCGGGTTCATCAATGGCTGGATGGAGAACCGGGAGGATGCGGCTGCCTTGGTGCGCCCCTATTGCCTGGAGGACGAGGCATGGCTGGAGCAGTCGAAGAAGGAAGTGGTGCGCGCCGCCACGAAACATCGCGAGCATCAGCCGCTGTTGTATGACCTGCGGGATGAACTCTCCGTCACCACCTCGGCAAATCCCTTCGACTATGATTTCTCGCCGAAGAGCCTCGAAGGATTCCGTGCCTGGCTGAAGGAACAGTACAGCACCCTTGAGAAGCTGAACGATCAGTGGGACTCGGACTTCGCCACGTGGGAAGACGTGCGCCCCTTCACCACGGACCAAATCAAGGCGCGCATGGTCACGGGCGAGCGCATGCCGAAGTCCCCGCCGGACTGGAGCGCGCTGAAGCGGGTGAAACTGGATCTGCCTATCACGGCCCAGCAACAGGTCGTGAATTGGAACTTCTCCCCGTGGTGCGACTTCCGCACCTACATGGACAGCGTGCTCGCACGCACGCTGCATACGCTGCGCCAGTCCGCGCGCGAGGTAGATGCCGCCACGCCTGTCGGCATCGAGGGCACGCAGATGCCGCATGCGTTTGGTGGCTACGACCTGTGGAAGCTGTCGCAAAGCCTCGACTGGGTGGAGCCCTATGACGTGGCAAATGCGCGTGAGATCTTTGGCAGCTTCATGCCGGGAAAGCCTGTCGTATGCACGCTCTTCGAGAAGGATACGAATCACGCCATGCGTCGCCTGTGGCATCTCCTTCTGGAAGGGGACAAAGGATGCATCATCTGGTGGAGCGAGGACTGCGTGGACATGTCGAAGCCCGATGCGCCACTCACGGACAAAGGCAAGGCCCTTGCGCCCACATTGAAGGAGATGACCTCACCGCTGGCGAAGCTCTTCCTGGGCGCGGAGAAGGAATACGACCCCATCGCTATTCACTATTCACAGGCGAGCATCCAGGTGGCATGGCTCATTGAGAGCACGGCGGATGGTCGCACATGGCCGCGACGTTTCAGCAGCCATGAGGGAAAGCACAACCGGCATGCGCGGGTGCGCAACGGCTGGGTGAAGCGTCTGCAGGACCAAGGCTATTCACCGCGCTTCCTCAGCACGGAGCAGATTGAAAATGGAGCGTTGGAGAGTGGCGGCTACCGCATGTTCGTGATGCCGCAGAGTTATGCCATCACTGACAAGGAGGCTTTGGCCATTTATCGCTGGCGTGATAGTCAACCGGATGACCACTGGCGACTGGTGGCAAGCAATCCCACCGGAAGCTTCGATGGTCATGGCAGGCACACAGGTCCCAGGCAACATCTGCTGCCCTACCTGTCCCGTACTGTCGGGCAATCTGGGAGTCAGTTCAAAAGGGGGGAAGAGCCCGGTTATGGCTCTCCGTACGACATGGCGAGCTATCCGGCCAATCGGCTGGGTGAGATGACCGCGGAGGAGCGGGAGTCCATGCCTGACTTGGCGAACACTTCCGTTGGCATCGATCCACCACCCATCCGCGTGGCCCCCGACGACTGCGTGCGCATTCACCGCTACAAGCTTGGGAATAACGCCAGGCTCGTCGCCTTCGAGCGGAACATCGACTACCACATGAGCGAGGACCTCGCCCAGGCCGGTGGGAACGAAACACTGGAGAAGCCCATTCAAACGCAGGCCCTGCTCGCGGAACCGGCGCATGTGTATGACCTGCGCACGGGGAAGTATCTCGGGAACACCAGCAGCATCATCGTGGACCTGGACCCGTGGAAGCCCTCGCTGTATGCCTTGCTGAAGGAGAAGCTGCCGGATGGGGTGGATGTGGTGGAGGCGCTGGGTGGTAGGAAGTGA
- a CDS encoding Gfo/Idh/MocA family oxidoreductase: MRHHTTPTSASAPAPASASRIPSRRGFLKTAAAAIGAPFILPSGSFSKPLNSTLQLAVIGADGMGFSDMTNVGSHEKVKFVGFCDIDSNRFAKADKAFPGVAHFADYMEMYSKLGDGLDAVCVATPDHSHARASIEAMKRGKHVYCQKPLAHTVWECRQMKLWAEKTGVITQMGNQIHSDLAYRLGVRLLREGAIGKIKEVHSWVSVDGRERTSFDDRPPKSLESAPPANVNWDLWIGPAPMRPYVSDAYHPFVWRDWQDFGTGALGDFACHILDPIFTALELTAPTTIRAEHSGTNKEVWPGPERVYYTFPGTNFTAGKTIPVTWYDGKLQPPKELAQMPDNLSLPKAGSLIIGEGGNMILPHVAGPRMYPQEKFQTFAYPKDVVGLNHRHVWVDAIFEGKKTSDGFHYAAPLSETVQLGNVAARFPGETLEWDAAQMKISRGAVDSAPAQAMLTREYRKGFEVTPV; encoded by the coding sequence ATGCGTCATCACACGACCCCGACCTCTGCATCCGCACCTGCGCCCGCATCTGCTTCTCGCATCCCTTCGCGCCGTGGTTTCCTCAAGACCGCAGCTGCTGCCATTGGTGCTCCTTTCATCCTGCCCAGCGGTTCCTTTTCCAAGCCGCTGAACTCCACCCTGCAGTTGGCCGTGATTGGCGCGGACGGCATGGGCTTCAGCGACATGACGAACGTGGGCTCGCACGAGAAGGTGAAGTTCGTGGGCTTCTGCGATATCGACAGCAACCGCTTCGCGAAGGCGGACAAGGCCTTCCCGGGTGTGGCGCATTTCGCCGACTACATGGAGATGTACAGCAAGCTGGGTGATGGCCTGGACGCCGTGTGCGTGGCCACGCCAGACCATTCCCATGCGCGTGCCAGCATCGAGGCCATGAAGCGTGGCAAGCATGTGTACTGCCAGAAGCCGCTCGCCCACACGGTGTGGGAGTGCCGCCAGATGAAACTCTGGGCGGAGAAGACCGGCGTCATCACGCAGATGGGAAATCAAATCCACTCAGACCTCGCCTACCGCCTGGGCGTGCGCCTGCTGCGTGAGGGAGCGATTGGCAAGATCAAGGAAGTGCACTCCTGGGTGAGTGTGGATGGCCGTGAGCGCACCAGCTTCGACGACCGTCCGCCGAAGAGCCTGGAGTCCGCGCCTCCGGCGAATGTGAACTGGGACCTGTGGATTGGGCCCGCGCCCATGCGTCCCTATGTGTCGGATGCCTATCACCCCTTTGTGTGGCGTGACTGGCAGGACTTCGGCACGGGCGCGCTAGGTGATTTCGCCTGCCACATCCTGGACCCCATCTTCACCGCGCTGGAACTCACCGCGCCCACGACGATTCGCGCCGAGCACTCCGGCACGAACAAGGAGGTGTGGCCAGGTCCTGAGAGGGTGTACTACACCTTCCCCGGTACGAACTTCACCGCGGGCAAGACGATTCCCGTGACCTGGTATGATGGCAAGCTGCAGCCGCCGAAGGAACTCGCGCAGATGCCGGACAACCTCAGCCTGCCCAAGGCGGGCTCGCTCATCATCGGTGAAGGCGGGAATATGATTCTGCCGCACGTGGCTGGGCCGCGCATGTATCCGCAGGAGAAGTTCCAGACCTTTGCTTATCCCAAGGATGTCGTGGGCCTCAACCATCGTCACGTCTGGGTGGATGCCATCTTCGAAGGCAAGAAGACCAGCGATGGCTTCCACTACGCCGCGCCGCTCTCGGAAACGGTGCAGCTTGGCAACGTCGCCGCGCGCTTCCCCGGTGAGACGCTGGAGTGGGATGCGGCCCAGATGAAGATCAGCCGTGGTGCCGTTGACAGTGCGCCTGCGCAGGCCATGCTCACCCGCGAGTACCGGAAAGGATTTGAAGTCACGCCTGTGTGA
- a CDS encoding GNAT family N-acetyltransferase — translation MNRSKWSDVVLIKTRLQPLPWYSLTRDSDEPLRQKQMQPTIILRQWNDSDMEAFASMNADAEVMRFFARRWTAEESREAMQRFRQGIEQRGWGLWAVEVDGDFAGFTGLSEPKFSAHFTPCVEVGWRFRQEYWGRGIAFAAAQQAVDYAFSVLRLKQLVSFTTASNLRSRKLMERLGFTHDPSEDFMHPLLEADHPLRHHVLYRKWADSDD, via the coding sequence ATGAACCGCTCTAAATGGTCTGACGTCGTTCTGATAAAGACTCGATTACAACCTCTCCCTTGGTATAGCCTGACACGTGACTCCGACGAGCCGCTCCGACAAAAACAAATGCAGCCCACCATCATACTGCGCCAGTGGAATGACTCTGACATGGAAGCCTTCGCTTCCATGAATGCCGATGCGGAGGTGATGCGATTCTTCGCGCGCCGATGGACGGCGGAGGAATCCCGGGAGGCCATGCAACGGTTTCGGCAGGGGATTGAGCAACGAGGCTGGGGCCTGTGGGCAGTCGAGGTGGATGGTGATTTCGCGGGGTTCACGGGCTTGTCGGAACCCAAGTTTTCAGCTCACTTCACTCCATGTGTCGAAGTAGGCTGGCGATTCCGGCAGGAGTATTGGGGCCGCGGCATCGCCTTCGCTGCCGCTCAACAGGCGGTCGATTACGCCTTTTCGGTTTTGCGCCTCAAGCAGTTAGTCTCCTTCACCACAGCCTCCAATCTGAGATCACGCAAGCTGATGGAGCGCTTGGGGTTCACTCACGACCCAAGCGAGGATTTCATGCATCCTCTGCTGGAGGCAGACCACCCACTGCGGCATCATGTCCTGTACCGAAAATGGGCCGACTCTGATGATTAG
- a CDS encoding M28 family peptidase, which produces MMRPPNCLMELRSAEQSAPGKVVPELAALISSISPDWLRKWVEGISLPRHYSANAEANQAAARWLATQLSAWGYQVDLQGEYKNVVARPPGVTRPVLLVAAHYDSVPNMPGADDNGSAVAAMLACAWTCRNWRPDLPVAFVAFNREEDGLLGSEEYVNALSPEERKSIRCVHVLEMVGYADHKYNTQKVPLGLPVRLPSQGNFIALVANSQSALHMMNVLTVARTYLPKFPVLGLPLGPGMEPLFPVLHRSDHASFWEAGVPSIMWTDTAEFRNPHYHQLTDLPTTLNYTFLLQVTQVLVATVVTELMKLEGK; this is translated from the coding sequence ATGATGCGCCCCCCAAATTGTCTTATGGAGCTAAGGAGTGCGGAACAGTCAGCCCCCGGAAAGGTGGTGCCGGAACTGGCTGCACTCATATCTTCGATCTCACCTGACTGGCTGAGGAAGTGGGTGGAAGGCATCAGCCTGCCCCGGCACTACAGTGCGAATGCCGAGGCGAACCAGGCCGCCGCCCGCTGGCTCGCCACCCAGCTCTCCGCCTGGGGGTACCAGGTGGATCTTCAGGGCGAGTACAAGAATGTGGTCGCGCGTCCGCCGGGAGTCACTCGTCCGGTCCTCCTCGTGGCGGCGCACTACGACAGCGTGCCAAACATGCCCGGCGCGGACGACAATGGCAGCGCCGTGGCCGCGATGCTCGCCTGTGCCTGGACCTGCCGGAACTGGCGGCCGGACCTTCCCGTGGCCTTCGTCGCCTTCAACCGGGAGGAGGACGGCCTGCTGGGGAGTGAAGAGTATGTGAACGCGCTTTCACCGGAGGAGCGCAAGAGCATCCGGTGCGTGCACGTGCTGGAGATGGTGGGCTATGCCGACCACAAGTACAACACGCAGAAGGTGCCGCTGGGTCTGCCGGTGCGTCTTCCCAGCCAGGGGAATTTCATCGCCCTCGTGGCCAATTCCCAGAGTGCCTTGCACATGATGAATGTGCTGACGGTGGCACGCACCTACCTGCCAAAATTTCCCGTGCTGGGCCTGCCGCTGGGTCCCGGGATGGAGCCTCTCTTCCCGGTGCTGCATCGCAGTGACCATGCTTCCTTCTGGGAGGCGGGCGTGCCCTCCATCATGTGGACGGACACAGCGGAGTTCCGGAATCCGCACTACCACCAGCTCACGGACCTGCCGACGACGCTGAACTATACGTTCCTGCTGCAGGTCACCCAGGTCCTTGTGGCCACGGTGGTGACGGAGTTGATGAAGCTGGAGGGGAAGTAG
- a CDS encoding ADP-ribosylglycohydrolase family protein: protein MSQTVSVLSAELERALLSLDGLAIGDALGEMLSYQYHEAARKIREDAMPAGPWFHTDDTEMAIALVETLRLARSVHQDTLAFYFARRFDADPDRGYGKMTRMQLRSVLEGTPWYVASGSAFSGRGSMGNGSAMRVAPLGGYFAEDLLRVCAEARLSSEVTHRHPEGIAGAVAVAIAAAMAWQTRDMEPELRWKTFFQSVINYTPPGEVQRGLEKAAGMAGASVEDAARALGNGALVTAPDSVPFAVWCAATHLRDFSGAVSAAISGGGDCDTIAAMAGGIVALSVGREGIPVRWLAERERLPFDK from the coding sequence ATGAGCCAGACTGTTTCCGTCCTATCCGCCGAACTGGAGCGCGCCCTGCTCAGCCTCGACGGCCTTGCCATCGGAGATGCGCTGGGAGAGATGCTGTCCTACCAATACCATGAGGCTGCCCGGAAAATTCGGGAAGATGCCATGCCTGCCGGACCGTGGTTTCATACGGATGATACGGAGATGGCCATCGCTCTGGTGGAAACCCTGCGGCTGGCACGCAGCGTGCACCAGGACACGCTGGCCTTCTATTTCGCGAGGCGGTTCGATGCGGACCCGGATCGTGGGTATGGAAAGATGACACGCATGCAATTGCGTAGCGTGCTGGAAGGTACTCCGTGGTATGTCGCCTCGGGCTCGGCTTTCAGTGGGCGGGGTTCCATGGGAAATGGGAGTGCCATGCGCGTGGCGCCCCTGGGTGGGTACTTTGCGGAGGACCTGCTGCGGGTATGTGCGGAGGCGCGCCTGTCCTCCGAAGTCACGCACCGGCATCCCGAGGGGATCGCCGGAGCTGTCGCGGTGGCCATTGCCGCAGCCATGGCGTGGCAGACGCGCGACATGGAACCTGAGCTGCGGTGGAAGACCTTCTTCCAGTCCGTCATCAACTACACACCTCCCGGGGAGGTGCAGCGTGGCCTTGAGAAGGCCGCAGGCATGGCAGGTGCCTCCGTGGAGGACGCTGCTCGTGCGCTGGGGAATGGCGCGCTCGTCACCGCGCCGGATTCCGTGCCCTTCGCCGTGTGGTGCGCCGCCACCCATCTGCGCGATTTCTCCGGAGCGGTCAGCGCCGCCATCAGCGGGGGAGGGGATTGCGACACCATTGCCGCCATGGCTGGGGGCATCGTGGCCCTGAGTGTGGGGAGGGAGGGAATCCCGGTTCGCTGGCTGGCTGAGCGTGAACGTTTACCCTTCGATAAGTAA
- a CDS encoding glycosyltransferase family 2 protein: MKLSILLPTHNRPDVLPFAIESVLAQSFADFELLICGDGCSDSTREVASRYVAADSRVRWFDLPKALGFGYANRNHVLREARGELIGFMADDDLVTADHFALLVQAMEDPGAHFVYSEAMWVGRDGAMVPTVYHLEDQTMREEYLARRWNRIPSTCTMHRRKAFEDVGWWNDEMPRGGDMELWGRIIRNYGTDAIRSVSVMTCMHFRALWRLSDLAPDTEPVWLQLHREPGRLPDVMRWAVPPGMSEQEAFWRRLRAAPEIVPQLRDACRHAVMTYAWHLELQLSAQQGLAPVAELDRKIQALREQKGVLQTKLSERDAKLKRLKDEVDRLKQENKGPKWLRWLRRR, translated from the coding sequence ATGAAGCTGAGCATCCTGCTGCCGACGCACAACCGGCCTGATGTCCTTCCTTTCGCCATCGAGTCCGTGCTCGCGCAGTCGTTTGCCGACTTCGAGCTGTTGATTTGCGGAGACGGCTGCAGTGATTCCACCCGGGAGGTCGCCTCACGTTATGTGGCTGCGGATTCCCGGGTCCGCTGGTTTGACCTGCCCAAGGCGCTGGGTTTTGGATATGCGAACCGCAATCACGTGCTCCGCGAAGCCCGGGGTGAGCTCATCGGATTCATGGCGGACGATGATCTCGTGACCGCCGATCACTTTGCCCTGCTGGTGCAGGCCATGGAGGATCCCGGTGCTCATTTTGTGTATAGCGAGGCCATGTGGGTGGGGCGCGACGGCGCCATGGTGCCGACGGTCTACCATCTTGAGGACCAGACCATGCGCGAGGAGTACCTCGCGAGGCGCTGGAATCGCATCCCGTCCACGTGCACCATGCACCGGCGCAAGGCGTTCGAGGACGTTGGCTGGTGGAATGACGAAATGCCGCGTGGAGGCGATATGGAACTCTGGGGACGGATCATCCGGAACTATGGGACGGACGCCATACGAAGCGTGTCGGTGATGACCTGCATGCACTTTCGCGCGCTCTGGCGGCTGAGTGACCTTGCTCCTGATACCGAACCTGTCTGGCTGCAACTGCACCGGGAGCCGGGGCGTCTGCCGGATGTCATGCGCTGGGCGGTGCCACCGGGCATGAGCGAGCAGGAGGCATTCTGGCGGCGTCTCCGAGCCGCACCGGAAATCGTGCCCCAACTACGGGACGCTTGCCGTCATGCGGTGATGACCTACGCCTGGCATCTGGAGCTGCAGTTGTCGGCCCAGCAAGGACTGGCTCCGGTGGCCGAACTCGACCGAAAAATCCAGGCGCTCCGTGAGCAGAAGGGCGTCCTCCAGACCAAGCTCTCCGAACGGGATGCGAAACTGAAACGCCTGAAGGATGAAGTGGACCGGCTGAAGCAGGAAAACAAAGGGCCGAAGTGGCTCCGGTGGCTGCGCCGGCGGTGA
- a CDS encoding dTDP-4-dehydrorhamnose 3,5-epimerase family protein, with product MPDSEEIQDRLIAASVADSQTVDASGQSCRTLVHGMKIRDLTLHTDARGTVCEMFDPRWGWHEDPLVFAYYFTVRPGWVKGWAMHQCHEDRYCLLQGEMKVVLYDARPDSPTRGLVSEIFLSEQRRQLVNVPVGVWHADENIGDKDALVVNFPTIQYDHSAPDKIRLPLDTDLIPYRFRHVKGES from the coding sequence ATGCCAGACTCGGAAGAAATTCAGGACCGTCTCATTGCTGCCAGCGTGGCGGATTCGCAAACTGTTGATGCAAGTGGACAGTCTTGCCGCACGCTGGTGCACGGGATGAAGATTCGCGATCTCACGCTGCACACAGATGCGCGCGGAACGGTTTGTGAGATGTTCGACCCGCGCTGGGGCTGGCATGAGGATCCGCTGGTGTTTGCCTACTACTTCACCGTCCGTCCAGGCTGGGTGAAGGGCTGGGCCATGCACCAATGTCATGAGGACCGCTACTGCCTGCTGCAGGGTGAAATGAAGGTGGTGCTGTACGATGCGCGGCCGGACTCACCGACGCGCGGTCTGGTCAGCGAGATTTTTCTCTCCGAGCAGCGCCGGCAGCTGGTGAATGTTCCCGTGGGCGTGTGGCATGCGGATGAGAACATCGGCGACAAGGATGCGCTCGTGGTGAACTTCCCCACCATCCAGTATGATCACTCCGCGCCGGACAAGATTCGCCTGCCGCTGGATACGGATTTGATCCCGTATCGCTTTCGACATGTGAAGGGTGAGTCATGA
- a CDS encoding tRNA(His) guanylyltransferase Thg1 family protein — translation MNFDDLDAKMRVFETSHDFCVLPGVYMVARLDGRGFTRLTKEVHKFEAPFDERFRDHMLAVVQHLVGADFRVVYGYTQSDEISLLFQLEADLFNRKLRKLDSILAAEASAVFSLRLGAMGCFDCRISQLPNAELVREYFRWRQEDASRNALNAHCYWTLRKEGKSASSATNALKNLSRAEKNELLFQRGVNFNDLPAWQKRGSGVYWETFEKEGFNPKTGQTMKASRRRLKVDLELPMKLEYDEFLAVRIQEATNCSG, via the coding sequence ATGAATTTTGATGATTTGGACGCCAAGATGCGCGTCTTTGAAACCAGCCACGATTTCTGTGTGCTGCCGGGCGTCTACATGGTCGCGCGCCTCGATGGACGTGGCTTCACCAGGCTTACCAAGGAAGTGCACAAGTTTGAGGCACCCTTTGACGAGCGCTTCCGTGATCACATGCTCGCGGTGGTGCAGCACCTCGTGGGTGCGGATTTTCGCGTGGTGTATGGCTACACACAGAGCGATGAAATCTCGCTCCTCTTCCAACTGGAGGCAGACTTGTTTAACCGAAAACTTCGCAAGCTGGATTCCATCCTCGCTGCGGAGGCGAGCGCGGTGTTCTCGCTGCGCTTGGGTGCGATGGGATGTTTTGACTGCCGTATCAGCCAGTTGCCCAATGCTGAGTTGGTGCGCGAGTACTTCCGCTGGAGACAGGAGGATGCCTCGCGCAATGCGCTGAATGCGCACTGCTACTGGACACTGCGGAAGGAAGGCAAGTCCGCTTCCTCAGCCACCAACGCCTTGAAGAACCTGAGCCGGGCTGAGAAAAACGAACTGCTCTTCCAGCGCGGAGTGAACTTCAATGATCTCCCTGCCTGGCAGAAGCGCGGGTCAGGTGTGTACTGGGAAACCTTTGAGAAGGAAGGCTTCAATCCCAAGACTGGCCAGACGATGAAAGCTAGCCGACGGAGACTGAAAGTGGATCTCGAACTGCCGATGAAGTTGGAGTATGATGAGTTCCTGGCGGTCAGGATACAGGAGGCGACGAACTGCTCAGGCTGA